One genomic region from Candidatus Caldarchaeum subterraneum encodes:
- a CDS encoding helicase domain-containing protein (SNF2/Rad54 family): MAKIIDNKKETLAFVLNKEFSEVDEIAIASAYFNVRGYGAIAQGLGDKPMKLLLGREPTETIKWEDEILQELEQFEDDADYFRLLQKTIQYFKDDKRLVRIMERRFFHGKAFIGVSLDKKEVRRGIGVVGSSNLTYGGLVSNRELNMLNTDREVVQELAEWFEEQWNQSRDFKEEFISLLSNYVTSWSPYEVVAKALYETYKGSLIERETKMLKHLYPHQQLTYIDAKEKLEKYGGVLIADSTGLGKSRVALALAHEAIREGIRPLLIAPKSILETTWEAEMNETLVRIDTLSTEMLSQNPDIVDDYVGEKGPELIIVDEAHYFRRSSTNRYIALRELVNKNQAKIVLITATPVNTSLMDLYSLLSLYLPENCIADLNHQSLYEYFVTQQRRWLAGEPINMDDILRRFIVRHSRELAKALDREGRIRFPKRVFDEKIGRYPITISLDEIYKKLENLSLAFYDLSIERLSAQFRLPDGTRIEKKDPTQVENLKNLVKTIFIINLFKRLESSYAAFEETLRRMLSYIRAAKHYATKFSVFIPPKMRGDILNLFPDVEEREDEIPFEEFPAPEELFSKPRYKGLYNECKLSKQEAEEFVANCSKDEEAIESLLRMLPNHDEKYFLLERRLQQIMKQIKEPNGVIIFTQYADTAHYLYRRLKASFNRVMLVTGAGGYNDKGEKALEDHIVRRFQKVGGLLISTDVLSAGQNLQNAQYVANYDFPWNPVVLIQRVGRIDRIGSNYDIVYLINVLPRNGDPDDPESLEHFLGLMQRLYKRLEMIRGTIGLDASTLGEEAAPRDFSIQAMIARNDERVLKILEQKIEQFTKDPIDILARILNEKGLQWVERIPNGIGAIKRGTLNGIFALLTDGDNFYWRLHVLDKDKEKIITSPTEIVDLLLEGESDNRGEKLEYDKLIPLLVMVKESLKKELEEVMRRETTAMGPPRVDKKTRTVFDALSQLGDEGERLASMFRRVASKPAIVNHLYRAYLEGKLLEEARKILPKAVQEIATTNPETKELRRVCWCYFTKT; encoded by the coding sequence AGAGCTTGAGCAGTTTGAGGACGACGCTGATTACTTCCGACTGCTCCAGAAGACAATCCAGTACTTCAAGGATGATAAGCGGCTGGTTAGGATAATGGAGAGGAGGTTCTTCCACGGAAAGGCCTTCATCGGTGTCTCCCTCGACAAGAAGGAGGTTAGAAGGGGTATAGGTGTGGTTGGTAGCAGCAACCTCACTTACGGAGGTCTCGTAAGCAACAGAGAGCTAAACATGCTTAACACCGATAGAGAGGTTGTCCAAGAACTAGCTGAATGGTTTGAGGAGCAGTGGAACCAATCCAGAGACTTCAAGGAAGAATTCATCTCACTACTTAGCAACTATGTAACGTCATGGAGCCCCTATGAAGTGGTGGCGAAAGCACTGTACGAGACCTACAAGGGAAGCCTAATAGAACGAGAAACAAAAATGCTCAAACATCTTTACCCGCACCAGCAGCTAACCTACATAGACGCAAAGGAGAAGCTCGAAAAATACGGTGGTGTATTGATAGCAGACTCTACAGGCCTAGGTAAATCGAGGGTAGCGCTAGCCCTAGCCCATGAAGCGATAAGAGAAGGGATACGCCCCCTCCTCATAGCTCCCAAATCGATACTGGAAACTACATGGGAGGCCGAGATGAACGAGACCCTCGTAAGAATTGACACGCTTTCCACGGAAATGCTCTCACAAAACCCCGACATAGTAGATGACTATGTTGGAGAAAAAGGGCCAGAGCTAATCATAGTCGACGAAGCCCATTACTTTAGAAGAAGCTCAACCAATAGATACATAGCTCTAAGAGAGCTGGTAAACAAGAATCAGGCGAAGATAGTGCTGATAACCGCGACACCAGTCAACACCAGCCTCATGGACCTATACTCCCTCCTAAGCCTATACCTACCAGAGAACTGCATAGCAGACCTAAACCATCAATCACTGTATGAATACTTCGTTACCCAGCAGAGAAGATGGCTAGCTGGAGAGCCTATAAACATGGACGATATACTGCGCAGATTCATAGTGAGACACTCCAGAGAACTAGCAAAAGCCCTAGATAGAGAAGGAAGGATAAGATTCCCAAAAAGAGTATTTGACGAAAAGATAGGAAGATACCCCATAACCATAAGCCTTGACGAAATCTACAAAAAACTGGAAAATCTCAGCCTAGCCTTCTACGACCTCTCGATAGAGAGGCTATCGGCACAATTCAGGCTACCCGACGGAACAAGAATAGAAAAGAAAGACCCAACACAGGTAGAGAACCTGAAAAACCTAGTAAAAACGATATTCATAATAAACCTGTTCAAGAGGCTTGAGAGCAGCTACGCAGCCTTCGAAGAGACGTTGAGGAGGATGCTTAGCTACATAAGAGCAGCAAAGCACTACGCTACTAAGTTCTCGGTATTCATACCGCCCAAAATGAGGGGAGACATACTTAACCTATTCCCCGATGTGGAAGAGAGGGAGGATGAGATACCGTTCGAGGAATTCCCAGCACCCGAGGAGCTCTTCTCAAAACCCAGATACAAAGGCCTATACAATGAATGCAAGTTAAGCAAACAGGAAGCCGAGGAATTCGTAGCCAATTGCTCAAAAGACGAAGAAGCCATAGAATCGCTTCTACGCATGCTACCCAACCACGATGAAAAATACTTCCTACTAGAAAGAAGGCTCCAACAGATTATGAAGCAAATCAAAGAGCCCAACGGCGTCATAATCTTTACACAATACGCGGACACTGCCCATTATCTCTACAGAAGGCTGAAGGCTTCGTTCAACCGAGTGATGCTGGTAACTGGTGCAGGCGGCTATAACGACAAGGGCGAAAAAGCCTTAGAGGACCATATTGTAAGACGATTCCAGAAGGTGGGCGGATTACTCATAAGCACAGACGTTCTAAGCGCTGGTCAGAACCTACAAAACGCCCAATACGTAGCAAACTATGACTTCCCATGGAACCCTGTAGTACTAATCCAGAGAGTAGGCCGGATAGATAGAATAGGCTCAAACTACGACATAGTTTATCTAATCAACGTCTTGCCTAGAAACGGCGACCCTGACGACCCAGAGAGCTTGGAACACTTTCTAGGGCTAATGCAGAGACTATACAAGCGGCTAGAGATGATAAGAGGAACCATTGGATTGGATGCGTCGACGCTTGGCGAGGAGGCTGCGCCTAGGGATTTCTCGATACAGGCCATGATAGCGAGAAACGACGAAAGAGTCCTAAAGATACTTGAGCAGAAAATAGAACAGTTCACCAAGGACCCAATAGATATTCTAGCAAGAATACTTAACGAGAAGGGTTTACAGTGGGTCGAGAGAATCCCTAATGGCATAGGGGCCATAAAGAGGGGCACTTTAAACGGAATTTTCGCGCTTTTAACCGATGGTGACAATTTTTATTGGCGGCTCCACGTGCTAGACAAGGATAAGGAGAAGATAATCACCTCCCCGACCGAAATAGTAGACCTCTTGTTAGAGGGAGAGAGTGATAACAGAGGAGAGAAGCTGGAGTATGATAAGCTAATACCTCTCTTGGTCATGGTTAAGGAATCACTTAAGAAGGAGCTCGAGGAAGTCATGAGGAGAGAAACCACGGCAATGGGACCCCCAAGAGTAGATAAAAAAACACGCACCGTATTCGACGCGCTGAGCCAGCTCGGCGACGAAGGTGAGCGGCTAGCCTCGATGTTCCGCAGAGTAGCTTCAAAACCGGCGATAGTTAACCATCTCTACAGAGCATATCTTGAGGGGAAGCTTCTAGAGGAGGCGAGAAAAATACTGCCCAAAGCGGTGCAGGAGATAGCAACAACCAACCCCGAGACAAAGGAGCTAAGACGAGTCTGCTGGTGCTACTTCACAAAAACCTGA
- a CDS encoding hypothetical protein (excalibur calcium-binding domain) yields MKMQSITLTNEVTKTMSTTVTMRATATVTALITKTLTATERSTATTTVTTPKTTTTTVTSMTTTTVTMTATTRLTTTVTGSATGQRCDPSYPDVCIPPPPPDLDCSDIPYRNFRVLPPDPHGFDRDGDGIGCET; encoded by the coding sequence ATGAAGATGCAGTCAATAACATTAACTAATGAGGTCACCAAGACCATGTCCACAACTGTCACCATGAGAGCAACGGCCACAGTCACAGCCTTAATTACTAAAACTTTGACAGCCACTGAGAGAAGCACTGCCACGACCACAGTTACGACTCCAAAAACGACTACCACGACAGTCACTTCAATGACCACCACTACTGTTACCATGACAGCCACTACTAGGTTAACCACTACTGTAACGGGCTCAGCGACAGGCCAAAGATGCGACCCATCGTATCCAGATGTGTGTATCCCACCTCCCCCGCCAGACCTAGATTGCAGCGACATACCCTACAGAAACTTCAGAGTACTCCCACCAGACCCTCACGGATTTGACAGAGATGGAGACGGAATCGGATGCGAGACTTAG
- a CDS encoding cobyrinic acid a,c-diamide synthase: MSKVVSFINYKGGVGKTTLAVEIAAALAYHRGKKVLLVDADPQTNATFYLISEEDWDVWQKNKGTLKNIFDNYLEGRDTDINELIIKDLEVSSRTPNLHLLPSHIELIHIDLKLAGISGSRGIRAKGLLKKALEKVKQNYDYVIIDCPPNLNLVTQNSIVASDSFIIVLKPEFLSTIGIALILRVINDIVREINDEFQSFGFREEFTGPEFSGMIFNFVKYLSGGTRSQEVVINEVKRQYPGKVFKSFLSESVKLAERPVEKIPISISGLASDRNYENQLKSIVEEFLQRV, translated from the coding sequence ATGTCAAAGGTAGTTAGCTTTATTAACTACAAGGGCGGTGTAGGTAAAACTACTTTGGCTGTGGAGATAGCTGCTGCTTTGGCCTACCATCGTGGAAAGAAAGTCCTTCTTGTAGACGCTGACCCACAGACTAACGCAACCTTTTACCTAATAAGTGAAGAGGACTGGGATGTTTGGCAAAAAAATAAAGGAACTTTGAAAAATATATTCGACAATTATCTGGAAGGCAGGGATACGGACATTAATGAATTGATTATCAAAGATTTGGAAGTAAGCAGCCGAACACCTAATCTTCATCTTTTACCTTCTCACATAGAGTTAATTCATATCGACCTTAAACTCGCTGGCATATCTGGTTCAAGAGGAATTAGAGCTAAAGGCCTGCTTAAAAAAGCTCTTGAAAAAGTCAAGCAAAATTACGATTACGTTATCATAGATTGTCCACCTAATTTAAATCTGGTCACGCAAAACAGTATTGTTGCAAGTGATAGCTTTATAATTGTTCTTAAACCGGAGTTCCTCTCCACTATAGGTATTGCACTCATTCTTCGCGTTATTAACGATATAGTTCGGGAAATCAATGATGAATTCCAGTCCTTTGGATTTAGGGAAGAATTTACTGGTCCTGAATTCTCGGGAATGATATTCAATTTCGTTAAATACTTATCCGGTGGAACAAGATCTCAGGAGGTTGTTATCAACGAAGTAAAAAGACAATATCCGGGCAAAGTCTTCAAAAGCTTTCTTTCAGAAAGTGTAAAATTGGCTGAACGCCCCGTGGAAAAAATTCCTATTTCTATTTCAGGCTTAGCTAGCGACAGGAATTATGAGAATCAGTTGAAGAGTATTGTAGAGGAGTTTTTACAACGGGTGTAA
- a CDS encoding threonine synthase, producing MKPPYLRCISCGAEWSGDEIIYTCAKCGSLLEVVLPGLEEMDGRAVAGLWSGRERTMWRYREVLPVDKAVVSLREGGTPLYEASAAARWAGVKKLYVKFEGMNPTGSFKDRGMSVAVSKAVELGKRVVVCASTGNTSSSMAAYAAAAGLKAVVVVPKTGIAAGKIFQTILHGAQTVQIPEGFDKALSTVISAALGSEAYLLNSVNPWRIEGQKTLAYELWSDLGDTPFHLSVPVGNCGNISAIWKGFRELQRLELVNTPPRLIAVQAEGASPFVDMVRRGDNMLRPVEKPSTIASAIRIGRPVNWTKALKAMKESEGLAEKVSDQLILEAQRVLASAVGIGVEPASAASLAGVKKLVESGELDRSETVVCVATGHALKDPNPDIIAPYLSHENISLDTLLKSV from the coding sequence TTGAAGCCTCCATATCTAAGGTGCATATCATGCGGCGCCGAGTGGAGCGGTGACGAAATAATCTACACATGCGCCAAATGCGGTTCTCTTCTCGAGGTAGTGCTACCCGGTCTCGAGGAAATGGATGGAAGAGCTGTTGCGGGTCTTTGGAGTGGCCGAGAGCGGACGATGTGGCGCTATCGCGAGGTTCTTCCCGTTGACAAGGCTGTTGTTTCGCTCAGAGAAGGTGGCACACCGTTGTATGAGGCGTCTGCTGCGGCGAGGTGGGCTGGTGTGAAAAAGCTCTACGTCAAGTTTGAGGGAATGAACCCGACGGGGAGCTTCAAGGATCGAGGCATGAGCGTCGCCGTCTCCAAAGCAGTTGAGCTCGGTAAACGCGTCGTTGTATGCGCCTCGACAGGCAACACATCATCCTCGATGGCGGCCTACGCCGCAGCGGCAGGGCTGAAAGCGGTAGTAGTGGTTCCTAAAACAGGCATAGCCGCTGGAAAAATCTTCCAAACCATTCTCCACGGTGCGCAGACCGTTCAGATACCTGAAGGGTTTGACAAAGCTTTGAGCACGGTGATTTCTGCTGCTCTCGGCTCCGAGGCTTATCTGCTCAACTCTGTCAACCCGTGGCGCATCGAGGGCCAGAAAACCCTTGCATACGAGCTTTGGAGCGACCTCGGCGACACCCCGTTCCACCTCTCTGTCCCAGTGGGCAACTGCGGAAACATCTCAGCCATCTGGAAAGGCTTCAGAGAATTGCAGAGGCTTGAGCTGGTCAACACGCCTCCACGTCTGATTGCTGTGCAGGCGGAGGGCGCATCTCCTTTCGTCGACATGGTTAGAAGAGGTGACAACATGTTGAGGCCCGTGGAGAAGCCTTCAACCATCGCTTCAGCCATCAGGATAGGCAGGCCGGTCAACTGGACAAAGGCCTTGAAAGCGATGAAGGAGTCGGAGGGCCTCGCAGAGAAAGTCAGCGACCAGCTAATACTCGAGGCTCAGCGTGTCCTCGCGTCAGCGGTGGGAATAGGTGTTGAACCAGCTTCAGCAGCCTCCCTCGCAGGTGTCAAGAAGCTTGTTGAAAGCGGTGAACTCGACCGCTCAGAAACAGTTGTCTGCGTAGCCACCGGACACGCTCTCAAAGACCCCAACCCCGACATCATCGCACCCTACCTCAGCCACGAAAACATCTCTCTCGATACACTTCTAAAGAGCGTTTAA
- a CDS encoding glyceraldehyde-3-phosphate dehydrogenase (NADP), with the protein MIGTFIGGTWQVSKEKPVFNVVSPIDGTIIARVQRCGPVETAEAVKAAKENQHKIRSLAAIDRIEIMEETAQILKNHAEEIASVITYEMGRPLADAPGEVNAVVERLKLSMEDARKISGEYIPGDWSPDTVGKIAVVLREPVGVVGAIGPFNYPLFIPAAKIIPAILGANSVVAKPASATPISLLLFARALQLAGLPDGVLNVVTDPGEVGAMLASHPDVGMINFTDSTEVGKEIARNAVNKRLHLELGGKGYAIVLDDADVELAARKCVEGALRNAGQRCDAVSMVLVQEQVADEFVERVLQIVETWKTGDPRDMSTRLGPLVSASAAKRVNTLVKQSIEKGASLAYGGEVDNAYHQPTVLTNVPDQAPIVWEETFGPVIPIMTVKSEADALSVASRSRYGLDAAVFTNNFYRMWKVAKALTVGEVTINDFPRHGVGFFPFGGVKDSGIGREGIGYSIEEMMVIKTIVFNLEPAGLGKLRRPRQTT; encoded by the coding sequence GTGATTGGAACCTTTATAGGCGGCACATGGCAGGTATCCAAGGAGAAGCCGGTTTTCAACGTTGTTTCACCAATCGACGGCACAATCATAGCCCGTGTTCAGAGATGCGGACCCGTTGAAACAGCGGAGGCAGTTAAAGCTGCTAAGGAGAACCAGCACAAGATACGCTCGCTAGCGGCAATCGACCGCATCGAGATAATGGAGGAAACCGCTCAGATACTGAAAAATCATGCAGAGGAAATCGCCTCGGTCATCACCTATGAGATGGGTAGGCCCTTGGCTGATGCGCCGGGTGAAGTGAATGCGGTAGTGGAGCGGCTTAAGCTCTCGATGGAGGATGCGCGTAAGATAAGCGGCGAATACATACCCGGCGACTGGTCACCGGACACCGTTGGCAAGATTGCGGTGGTTCTCCGCGAGCCCGTCGGCGTCGTCGGAGCAATAGGCCCCTTCAACTATCCTCTCTTCATACCAGCAGCGAAAATAATACCGGCAATACTTGGCGCGAACTCGGTGGTCGCAAAGCCCGCTAGCGCGACGCCGATATCTTTGCTTCTTTTCGCGCGTGCTTTGCAGCTGGCTGGTCTTCCCGACGGTGTGTTGAACGTTGTCACGGACCCGGGAGAAGTGGGTGCGATGCTGGCCAGTCATCCCGATGTTGGAATGATTAACTTCACCGACAGCACAGAGGTGGGAAAAGAGATTGCGCGAAACGCGGTCAACAAGAGGCTGCATCTCGAGCTAGGCGGGAAAGGCTACGCAATCGTGTTGGATGATGCCGATGTCGAGTTGGCTGCGCGGAAATGTGTCGAAGGCGCTCTCCGCAACGCGGGCCAGCGATGCGACGCGGTGAGCATGGTGCTTGTCCAGGAACAGGTTGCCGACGAGTTTGTCGAAAGAGTGCTGCAGATTGTTGAGACGTGGAAGACTGGTGACCCGCGTGACATGTCCACACGGCTGGGCCCACTGGTCAGCGCCTCGGCCGCTAAACGGGTGAACACATTGGTGAAGCAGTCTATAGAGAAAGGGGCCTCACTCGCGTACGGCGGAGAAGTGGATAACGCCTATCATCAGCCAACAGTTTTGACAAACGTGCCCGATCAAGCCCCCATAGTGTGGGAGGAGACATTCGGCCCCGTCATCCCAATCATGACTGTGAAAAGCGAGGCCGACGCCCTCTCGGTTGCATCCCGCTCACGCTACGGCTTGGACGCAGCCGTCTTCACCAACAACTTCTACAGGATGTGGAAGGTTGCCAAGGCTCTGACCGTCGGCGAAGTAACGATAAACGATTTTCCACGACACGGCGTAGGCTTCTTCCCCTTCGGCGGCGTCAAAGACTCGGGCATAGGACGCGAAGGAATCGGCTACAGCATCGAGGAAATGATGGTCATCAAAACCATCGTCTTCAACCTCGAGCCAGCAGGCCTCGGCAAACTACGGAGACCCCGCCAAACCACGTAA
- a CDS encoding conserved hypothetical protein (PIN domain): protein MMQLIDTSVLIKKLKEKKPVDGKISIITLIEMLRGIPEAKRGKLKKTIEEGFTVVEITNDIILEYCKLYDRLKEKGQLMNDADLLLAASAKASGIPLLTLDKGFKRLENLGVKVIIEE, encoded by the coding sequence ATGATGCAGCTGATAGATACAAGCGTTCTCATAAAAAAGTTAAAAGAGAAAAAACCCGTGGATGGAAAGATAAGCATAATAACACTAATAGAGATGTTGAGGGGGATACCTGAAGCCAAGCGGGGTAAACTGAAGAAAACAATTGAGGAAGGATTTACCGTTGTTGAAATAACTAATGACATCATTTTAGAATACTGCAAACTCTACGACAGGTTAAAGGAGAAAGGTCAACTAATGAACGACGCAGACCTCCTACTAGCCGCATCCGCAAAAGCCAGCGGCATACCACTATTAACTTTAGACAAGGGTTTTAAGAGATTGGAAAATCTCGGCGTCAAGGTCATCATAGAAGAATAA
- a CDS encoding transcriptional regulator (Lrp/AsnC family) → MELDQIDYRILSILQEDGRIPLSKLARKARVSVPTARQRVNRLVKEGVIQRFTILLNPKRVTGYDIFIGISAKPADIGNVVEQLKNIEEVVGLYRTVGEHDLIVRLSVQSYAELDDFIANKLSTLNGIQGIRTNIVTNTIKDEPGPRLKPGAGIRVFCTICGKEIEGRPIKRTIEGREYYLCCNSCAEIFDQKAPLGHVP, encoded by the coding sequence TTGGAGCTGGACCAAATAGACTACCGAATACTCTCCATACTTCAGGAGGATGGCAGAATACCTCTCTCTAAGCTTGCGCGTAAGGCGAGGGTCAGCGTCCCAACGGCGAGGCAGAGGGTTAACAGGCTTGTGAAAGAAGGTGTGATACAGCGTTTCACCATACTGCTGAACCCTAAACGCGTAACGGGCTATGACATCTTCATCGGTATAAGCGCCAAACCAGCCGACATCGGGAATGTTGTGGAGCAGTTGAAAAACATCGAGGAAGTGGTGGGACTCTACCGCACCGTTGGAGAGCACGACCTAATTGTGAGGCTTTCAGTCCAGAGCTACGCTGAGCTGGACGACTTCATAGCCAACAAACTCTCAACCCTCAACGGCATACAGGGAATAAGAACAAACATCGTCACAAACACCATCAAAGACGAGCCCGGGCCAAGGCTAAAGCCCGGAGCAGGCATAAGAGTCTTCTGCACAATATGCGGCAAAGAAATAGAAGGCCGCCCAATAAAGAGGACAATAGAGGGACGCGAATACTATCTATGCTGCAACTCATGCGCAGAAATCTTCGACCAAAAGGCCCCCCTCGGACACGTCCCATAA
- a CDS encoding Cu2+-exporting ATPase translates to MAQRRRVVLQIGGMHCASCAQSVESMLKSLDGVYNASVNFASSRALVEYDPTRVSLAEMERAIKEIGYRVLKDQITLGVRGMHCASCVQSVENALKEVEGVVDVSVNLMTGRAVVNVLPETSKQSLIKAVRGVGYDAGEEVSAETAMEREKQERRREIRSQMINLGIAAPIAALVVLGEFRKHLIQYVSLPEFLGSPLFLFILTSIAVFGPARQFFIRSARSLMHGAADMNLLYAVGIGSAYIFSSVHAFYPLAPGFPTWFKAAALLVAFIVLGRLMETITRGRTSEAVRRLMELKPLTARVIRDGEEMEIPADDVQIGDVVLVRPGEKIPVDGVVVEGYSSVDQSMITGESIPVDKKVGDEVIGATVNKTGFLKVRATRVGKDTALAQIVKLVEQAQQTKLPIQRLADWVAGHFVTASLIISMLAFAFWFFAGYQLYFVPRGGEMWAGFWRIVAPDTTAGIFALIIAISILVIACPCAVGIATPAAVMVGTGKAAENGILIRDGAALEICHKLDVIVFDKTGTLTRGKPSVTDLVLLKPAVKMLANPRPIEDERDLLLIAAIAEKRSEHPLAQAIVEQAKELGLEIPEPEDFEAIPGHGVRATYGGKTILLGNRKLMESYGVDVAELEERIRMLEDEGKTVMIMAFDGAPLGLVAVADTLKEHSAEAVKALQDMGVEVAMLTGDNTRTAQAIARQLGITRVLAEVLPGEKAEEVKKLQQEGKRVGFVGDGINDAPALTQADVGIALGSGTDIAMEAGKIVLVKDDLRDVVNAIHLSKKTMQKIKQNLLWAFGYNAAAIPIAAGALYPATGFIMSPELAALLMALSSVSVTLNSLTLARVKPKMR, encoded by the coding sequence TTGGCTCAGCGTCGTCGGGTTGTTCTCCAGATTGGTGGCATGCACTGCGCGTCGTGTGCACAGAGCGTAGAGAGCATGCTCAAAAGTCTCGACGGCGTATACAATGCGAGCGTCAACTTCGCTTCTTCGCGTGCGTTGGTTGAGTATGACCCGACGCGTGTGAGCCTCGCCGAAATGGAGAGGGCTATCAAGGAGATAGGGTACAGGGTTCTCAAGGACCAAATAACGCTGGGCGTACGTGGGATGCATTGTGCTTCATGTGTTCAGAGTGTTGAGAATGCTTTGAAGGAGGTTGAGGGTGTTGTAGATGTTTCGGTTAATTTGATGACGGGTAGGGCTGTCGTAAACGTGTTACCTGAGACAAGTAAGCAGTCTCTCATAAAGGCTGTGAGAGGCGTTGGCTATGATGCGGGGGAGGAGGTTTCTGCGGAGACGGCGATGGAGCGTGAGAAGCAGGAGCGGCGGCGTGAGATACGTAGTCAGATGATTAACCTCGGGATAGCGGCGCCGATAGCCGCGCTTGTGGTGTTGGGAGAGTTTAGGAAACACCTTATCCAATATGTTTCTTTGCCGGAGTTTCTCGGGAGCCCGCTGTTCCTCTTCATACTTACGTCGATAGCTGTTTTTGGGCCCGCGAGACAGTTCTTCATCAGGTCAGCCCGCAGCCTCATGCACGGTGCAGCTGACATGAACCTTCTCTACGCAGTTGGAATAGGCTCCGCATACATCTTCAGCTCCGTTCACGCCTTCTATCCACTCGCCCCCGGCTTTCCAACATGGTTCAAGGCTGCGGCGCTTCTTGTAGCCTTCATAGTGTTGGGCAGGCTGATGGAGACAATTACGAGAGGGAGAACATCTGAGGCCGTTAGAAGATTGATGGAGCTGAAGCCGTTGACCGCGCGTGTGATTAGAGACGGCGAGGAGATGGAGATACCTGCAGACGATGTTCAGATAGGTGATGTTGTCCTCGTGAGGCCAGGGGAGAAAATTCCAGTGGATGGTGTGGTTGTAGAGGGCTACTCGTCCGTCGACCAGTCCATGATTACTGGAGAGAGTATTCCTGTTGATAAGAAGGTTGGAGATGAGGTTATAGGCGCCACAGTGAATAAGACAGGGTTCCTGAAGGTTAGAGCGACGAGGGTTGGGAAAGACACGGCGCTGGCGCAGATAGTTAAGTTGGTGGAGCAGGCTCAGCAGACGAAGCTCCCGATACAGAGGCTGGCTGACTGGGTAGCCGGCCACTTCGTAACAGCATCACTCATAATCTCCATGCTGGCGTTCGCGTTCTGGTTTTTCGCAGGATATCAGCTCTACTTTGTTCCACGCGGCGGCGAGATGTGGGCAGGGTTTTGGAGAATCGTAGCACCCGACACAACAGCGGGAATATTCGCCCTCATAATAGCCATCTCAATACTTGTCATCGCCTGTCCATGCGCCGTAGGCATCGCCACACCAGCAGCTGTGATGGTTGGCACGGGAAAAGCGGCGGAAAACGGGATACTCATACGCGACGGAGCGGCTTTGGAGATATGCCACAAGCTCGACGTCATAGTCTTTGACAAGACTGGGACGCTTACAAGGGGCAAGCCCTCTGTAACCGACCTAGTGTTACTGAAGCCCGCAGTCAAGATGCTGGCCAACCCGCGGCCAATCGAGGACGAGCGGGACCTGCTACTCATAGCGGCCATAGCCGAGAAACGTTCAGAGCATCCGCTGGCACAGGCCATAGTGGAGCAAGCCAAGGAGCTTGGGCTCGAGATACCTGAGCCGGAGGACTTTGAGGCAATCCCCGGACACGGCGTGCGCGCAACGTATGGCGGGAAAACGATACTGCTGGGGAATAGGAAGCTTATGGAGAGTTATGGTGTGGATGTGGCGGAGCTGGAGGAGAGGATACGCATGTTGGAGGATGAAGGTAAGACTGTGATGATAATGGCCTTTGACGGGGCCCCTCTCGGGCTTGTGGCCGTTGCCGACACTTTGAAGGAGCATTCGGCGGAAGCTGTGAAGGCTCTCCAGGACATGGGTGTCGAGGTTGCCATGCTGACAGGAGACAACACGCGGACCGCGCAAGCAATAGCGAGGCAGCTGGGGATAACACGTGTCCTGGCCGAGGTGCTTCCGGGCGAAAAGGCCGAGGAGGTGAAGAAGCTTCAGCAAGAGGGTAAGAGGGTCGGCTTCGTGGGAGATGGGATAAACGACGCACCAGCGCTCACACAGGCAGACGTTGGAATAGCGTTGGGAAGCGGCACGGACATAGCGATGGAGGCGGGCAAAATAGTCCTCGTTAAAGACGACCTCCGCGACGTCGTCAACGCGATTCATCTGAGCAAGAAAACCATGCAGAAGATTAAGCAGAACCTTCTATGGGCGTTTGGATACAACGCAGCAGCCATCCCGATTGCGGCAGGCGCCCTATACCCGGCGACAGGCTTCATAATGAGCCCAGAGCTGGCTGCGCTACTGATGGCTCTGAGCAGCGTCTCAGTCACCCTCAACAGTCTGACGCTCGCAAGGGTTAAGCCCAAGATGAGGTGA
- a CDS encoding Cu2+-exporting ATPase, with product MAGKVVDPVCGMEVDPATARYKSEHGGKVFYFCAEGCKKAFEKNPHKYIKEPHSH from the coding sequence ATGGCTGGGAAAGTTGTAGACCCTGTTTGCGGCATGGAGGTGGACCCCGCGACCGCTAGGTACAAGTCGGAGCACGGTGGGAAGGTCTTCTACTTCTGCGCAGAAGGATGTAAGAAAGCGTTTGAGAAAAACCCCCACAAATACATCAAGGAGCCGCACAGCCACTGA